A genomic region of Pontibaca methylaminivorans contains the following coding sequences:
- a CDS encoding rhodanese-like domain-containing protein translates to MRSEDTEAGVLRHWSVEDVHEGLDRGEVVLIDVRTPAEFAFERIRGALLSPMQELDPKHLPQPGGRRHVVFHCGSGVRSRRMAELALRAGWSGADHMEGGFAAWKQAGLGYIGTDMASGAPKDMMARK, encoded by the coding sequence ATGCGAAGCGAGGACACCGAAGCGGGCGTGCTGCGCCACTGGAGCGTCGAGGACGTGCACGAGGGGCTCGACCGCGGCGAGGTCGTGCTGATCGACGTGCGCACCCCGGCCGAGTTCGCCTTTGAACGTATCCGCGGCGCGCTGCTGTCACCCATGCAGGAGCTTGACCCCAAACATCTGCCGCAGCCGGGCGGGCGGCGCCATGTGGTGTTTCACTGCGGATCGGGCGTGCGGTCGCGGCGCATGGCGGAGCTTGCGCTCCGGGCCGGCTGGAGCGGGGCGGACCATATGGAGGGCGGGTTCGCCGCATGGAAACAGGCCGGGCTCGGCTATATCGGCACCGATATGGCGAGCGGCGCGCCCAAGGACATGATGGCGCGGAAATAG